The Macrobrachium nipponense isolate FS-2020 chromosome 13, ASM1510439v2, whole genome shotgun sequence genome has a window encoding:
- the LOC135225360 gene encoding uncharacterized protein LOC135225360 produces MCDRLKEFVALGQELGYEGGELREFVKGQQAAERDERHERAEARKLELEAEERKNLRQHELQKIKLSSPSSLGLEGTSIVETDRFGWTTVLKLVPKFNESEVSKYFQSFEKLMKNSLAVSESGIRKLVTVLRDTGAAISVVLKSSLPDDPVAGDEFVLIGGFPDACIACPLQTIYLDTDYVTGLVKVAVADTLPVKGVDILLGNDLGKESCLVNPIVMKTPTPEAEVAVVTRSGFVTDSDNYDLDLGSNVDSSLISAPLETSLQRDDLIRAQRDDVSLKHIFEKCEEGSGNDVYVKEKFILKNNLLHRLSRPIYANSNEVIDQVVIPFKLRPKISLAHDNIMSGHLGVNKTFKKMYDSFYWPSLRRDVKNFVNSCHECPMAGKLNKPIPKAPLINNPVTGEPFEHIVIDIVGPLPRSKRGNCYIFSIIDRMSRFPEAIPIRNAKAKAVVQHLIACFTRFGLPKTLQSDNGSNFTGKFFKDQMRNFGIKHITSTPYHPESQGVIERFHQTLKHILRKLCSGEDNLWDVMLPYALFALRQAPSETLGLSPFDLVFGHKVRSPVEVLRETWDDEKEVNVADKIDNFKTKLFRAWDLARENQASAHQKNKIVYDRKAKSRVFEKGDLVLALFPKEGSSLKYKFSGPYKVLDKKGDVNYLLQCDGEFEWCNPEPAGKKPWTTTAEEERNGSPRYWWTCWIVFDGPVGWSYLTLLGCSGTVYGKYDFREVLEFRSLENAGQHTGLLNVVH; encoded by the exons ATGTGTGATAGGCTCAAAGAATTTGTGGCTTTGGGGCAGGAGTTAGGCTATGAGGGAGGTGAGTTAAGGGAGTTTGTTAAAGGTCAACAAGCTGCGGAGCGAGATGAAAGGCACGAAAGAGCTGAAGCTAGGAAATTGGAATTAGAAGCAGAGGAGAGGAAAAACTTAAGACAGCATGaactacaaaaaattaaattaagttcTCCTAGTTCATTAGGGCTGGAGGGGACTTCCATTGTGGAGACAGATAGGTTTGGGTGGACAACGGTACTCAAGTTGGTTCCAAAATTCAATGAAAGTGAGGTATCAAAATATTTCCAGTCCTTTGAAAAGCTCATGAAAAACAG TTTAGCTGTAAGTGAATCCGGTATTAGGAAACTAGTTACAGTATTAAGGGATACGGGTGCGGCCATATCAGTTGTCCTCAAGTCTTCCCTACCCGATGATCCGGTTGCTGGGGATGAGTTTGTCTTGATTGGGGGGTTTCCTGATGCTTGTATTGCTTGCCCTTTGCAAACCATTTATTTAGACACAGATTACGTTACGGGTCTAGTTAAGGTCGCGGTGGCAGATACATTACCTGTCAAAGGGGTTGATATCCTATTAGGAAATGATTTAGGAAAAGAAAGTTGCCTTGTGAATCCTATTGTAATGAAAACTCCTACACCTGAAGCTGAAGTAGCAGTCGTAACTAGATCTGGATTTGTTACTGATTCTGATAATTATGATTTAGATCTAGGTAGCAATGTTGATAGCTCATTAATCAGCGCACCTCTAGAAACATCTTTACAAAGAGATGACTTAATTAGAGCTCAGAGGGATGATGTAAGTTTAAAACATATCTTTGAGAAATGTGAAGAAGGCTCAGGAAATGATGTTTATGTTAAGGAAAAGTTCAttttgaagaataacttgttACATAGATTGTCACGACCGATTTACGCTAATAGTAATGAAGTAATTGACCAGGTAGTAATTCCCTTTAAATTACGACCGAAAATAAGCTTGGCTCACGACAATATAATGAGCGGTCACTTAGGcgtaaacaaaacttttaagaaaatgtATGACTCATTCTATTGGCCATCGTTGAGGAGGGATGTGAAGAACTTCGTAAATTCCTGTCACGAGTGTCCGATGGCAGGAAAACTTAACAAACCAATTCCTAAAGCACCTTTAATTAATAACCCGGTTACTGGAGAGCCGTTTGAGCACATAGTAATAGATATTGTGGGACCCTTACCGAGAAGTAAGAGGGGAAACTGCTATATATTCTCAATTATTGATAGAATGTCACGATTCCCAGAAGCAATTCCCATTCGGAACGCTAAAGCTAAGGCAGTAGTGCAACATCTCATCGCATGTTTTACTAGATTTGGGTTGCCTAAAACACTTCAGTCTGACAATGGGAGCAATTTTACAGGCAAGTTTTTCAAGGACCAGATGAGAAACTTCGGTATAAAGCACATTACCTCTACCCCTTATCATCCCGAAAGTCAGGGTGTCATTGAAAGATTCCACCAGACCTTGAAACACATTCTTAGGAAGTTATGTAGTGGTGAAGATAATCTTTGGGATGTCATGTTGCCCTATGCTTTGTTTGCTTTGAGACAAGCACCAAGTGAAACATTAGGTCTTTCGCCTTTTGATTTGGTGTTTGGACATAAAGTGAGGAGTCCTGTAGAGGTTTTGAGAGAAACTTGGGATGATGAGAAAGAAGTTAATGTTGCAGacaaaattgataattttaaaacTAAGTTATTTAGAGCTTGGGATTTAGCTAGAGAAAACCAGGCAAGTGctcatcagaaaaataaaatagtttacgACAGGAAAGCAAAGTCTCGGGTCTTTGAGAAAGGCGATTTAGTATTAGCTCTTTTTCCGAAGGAAGGAAGTTCACTTAAGTATAAGTTTAGTGGTCCTTATAAGGTCCTGGATAAAAAGGGAGATGTTAATTACCTTTTACAGTGTGACG GTGAGTTCGAGTGGTGTAACCCTGAACCCGCGGGGAAAAAGCCTTGGACCACGACTGCCGAGGAGGAAAGGAACGGGTCCCCTCGATACTGGTGGACTTGTTGGATAGTCTTTGATGGACCTGTTGGATGGTCTTATTTAACGTTACTGGGTTGCTCAGGAACAGTTTATGGCAAGTACGACTTCAGGGAAGTCTTGGAGTTTCGCAGTCTAGAGAATGCTGGCCAGCACACTGG